One window of Candidatus Polarisedimenticolia bacterium genomic DNA carries:
- a CDS encoding DNA-directed RNA polymerase subunit omega, translating to METQAVENKFKFISIAAARCQQLQRGARPRVDPRARKATTVAQEEVRQGLVAAREPEPVLESPLSPESIDAPEGTDVG from the coding sequence ATGGAGACCCAAGCCGTGGAAAACAAGTTCAAGTTCATCAGCATCGCCGCCGCCCGCTGCCAGCAGCTGCAGCGCGGCGCGCGCCCGCGCGTGGATCCGCGCGCCCGCAAGGCCACGACGGTGGCGCAGGAAGAGGTGCGTCAGGGGCTGGTCGCGGCGCGCGAGCCGGAGCCCGTCCTCGAATCGCCGCTGTCGCCGGAATCGATCGATGCCCCCGAAGGGACGGATGTCGGCTGA
- the lpxB gene encoding lipid-A-disaccharide synthase: MTRPRRLLLVAGEASGDLYGARLMQALRSRDASLAFSGIGGERMREEGATLFADSRELAVVGLVEVLSHLQPIRAAYREACRILREEPPDLALLIDYPDFNLRLARAARRAGVPVAYFISPQVWAWRKSRIDLIARCVDLMLVVLPFETELYRARGVGVRFVGHPLLDILPAPMEPAVARRALGLDPGARVIGLLPGSRRREIASHLTVMLQAARILKERIGEFIGLLPVASTLRPGDLSGFLGARPGLPEIRLIEGRPWEALGAMDAAMIKSGTATLEAALMGVPMIIVYRTSPITYALASLLADVPHVGLVNLVAGKRLAQELVQGDFRARDLAEAMVALMSDRPRREAMRSEMIALRERLGERGCFTRSAEAILELLAGRAAAGSPA; this comes from the coding sequence GTGACGCGTCCCCGGCGCCTCCTGCTGGTGGCGGGGGAGGCTTCCGGAGACCTTTACGGTGCCCGACTCATGCAGGCGCTGCGCTCGCGCGACGCCTCCCTGGCCTTCTCGGGGATCGGCGGCGAGCGCATGCGGGAAGAGGGGGCCACGCTGTTCGCCGACTCCCGCGAGCTGGCGGTGGTCGGCCTCGTGGAGGTGCTGTCCCATCTGCAGCCGATCCGCGCCGCCTACCGGGAGGCGTGCCGCATCCTGCGCGAGGAGCCACCCGATCTGGCCCTGCTGATCGACTATCCCGATTTCAACCTGCGCCTGGCGCGCGCGGCGCGCCGGGCCGGAGTGCCGGTGGCCTACTTCATCAGTCCCCAGGTCTGGGCCTGGCGCAAGTCACGCATCGATCTGATCGCGCGCTGCGTCGATCTGATGCTGGTCGTGCTCCCTTTCGAAACAGAGCTGTACCGGGCGCGCGGCGTTGGGGTCCGTTTCGTCGGACATCCTCTCCTGGACATCCTTCCCGCACCGATGGAGCCGGCGGTGGCACGGCGCGCCCTGGGCCTCGATCCGGGGGCGCGTGTCATCGGTCTGCTGCCGGGCAGTCGCCGCCGCGAGATCGCCTCGCACCTGACCGTCATGCTGCAAGCGGCCCGAATCCTGAAGGAGCGGATCGGCGAGTTCATCGGGCTGCTGCCGGTGGCGTCGACGCTGCGTCCCGGCGATCTTTCCGGTTTTCTGGGCGCCCGGCCCGGGCTTCCCGAGATCCGACTGATCGAGGGAAGACCGTGGGAGGCCCTCGGCGCCATGGACGCGGCGATGATAAAATCCGGAACCGCCACCCTGGAAGCCGCGCTGATGGGAGTGCCGATGATCATCGTGTATCGCACGAGCCCGATCACCTATGCGCTCGCCTCACTGCTGGCCGACGTGCCGCACGTCGGACTGGTGAACCTGGTGGCCGGAAAGCGGCTGGCACAAGAGCTGGTGCAGGGCGATTTCCGGGCCAGGGATCTGGCGGAGGCGATGGTGGCGCTGATGTCGGATCGCCCGCGGCGCGAGGCGATGCGAAGCGAGATGATCGCGCTGCGCGAGCGGCTGGGGGAGCGCGGCTGCTTCACGCGCAGCGCCGAGGCCATCCTGGAGCTCTTGGCGGGACGCGCCGCGGCGGGGAGCCCGGCGTGA
- the gmk gene encoding guanylate kinase yields the protein MSRNGDSTRTRRSGKRVPPRPHGVMLVLSGPSGVGKSTLCRRLMRSLPDLVFSVSYTTRSPRPGEKEGREYHFVPTATFRRLLEKGRLLEWARVDGELYGTSRQQVERSLREGADVLLDVDSQGADQLRRASGQAVLIFLMPPGPAALRARHRQRGTAEAVRRRRLALARREVRSAGRYDYLVFNDRLDGALEELKGIVLAERCRTQRQIPRARRILRAFRNGTGASPKGA from the coding sequence TTGAGTAGGAACGGGGATAGCACCAGGACCCGGCGCTCGGGCAAGCGCGTCCCGCCGCGTCCGCACGGCGTGATGCTCGTGCTGTCAGGTCCCAGCGGAGTGGGGAAATCGACCTTGTGCCGGCGGCTCATGCGATCGCTGCCCGATCTGGTCTTCTCGGTTTCCTACACCACGCGGTCGCCGCGCCCGGGCGAGAAGGAGGGCAGGGAATACCATTTCGTCCCCACGGCGACCTTCCGTCGCCTGCTCGAGAAAGGGCGTCTGCTGGAGTGGGCGCGCGTGGACGGCGAGCTGTACGGGACTTCCCGTCAGCAGGTGGAGCGGTCGCTGCGCGAGGGCGCCGACGTGCTGCTGGACGTCGACTCCCAGGGGGCCGACCAGCTGCGCCGCGCCTCGGGGCAGGCCGTGCTGATCTTCCTGATGCCCCCCGGCCCGGCCGCGCTGCGGGCACGGCACCGGCAGCGCGGGACCGCGGAGGCGGTGCGCCGCCGCCGTCTGGCACTGGCGCGCCGCGAGGTGCGCAGCGCGGGAAGGTATGATTATCTGGTGTTCAATGATCGTCTCGATGGCGCCCTGGAGGAGCTGAAAGGCATCGTCCTGGCCGAGCGCTGTCGCACGCAACGGCAGATTCCGCGCGCCCGGAGGATCCTGCGGGCCTTCCGCAACGGCACCGGCGCATCCCCGAAAGGAGCCTGA
- the coaBC gene encoding bifunctional phosphopantothenoylcysteine decarboxylase/phosphopantothenate--cysteine ligase CoaBC → MSADPAREIALGISGGIGAYKIPELIRLLARAQVQVTPILTRNAEAFVTPLTLQTVSGREVIRDLYDLSAGADVEHIALSRRIGLLLVAPATAATLARLAHGEASDFLSTFFLAVPCPVLVAPSMNTRMLLHPATQANLDLLRRRGVRILEPGVGELACGEEGSGRLPDLPLIVSEVLRHLDRRAAWSKETVLVTAGPTREYLDPARVLTNPSTGKMGFAVAEEALRRGAKVILVAGPTHLPAPWGAECVRVETTEAMRAAVMEALPRCSLVIKAAAPADFRPAAAAADKAPKQSLKRIDLVPTPDILAEIASHKDGRFIVGFAAGTGDFLESARRKLAEKHLDLVVANRVDVPGSGFASEDNQVVIVTPDGGEESWPSMSKREVAARLLDRVEALRGMS, encoded by the coding sequence ATGTCGGCTGATCCGGCGCGCGAGATCGCGCTGGGGATCAGCGGCGGCATCGGCGCCTACAAGATCCCCGAGCTGATCCGCCTGCTGGCCCGCGCGCAGGTCCAGGTCACGCCGATTCTCACGCGCAACGCGGAAGCCTTCGTGACCCCCCTGACGTTGCAGACGGTCAGCGGGCGGGAGGTGATCCGCGACCTCTACGATCTGTCGGCGGGCGCCGACGTGGAGCACATCGCCCTGTCGCGCCGCATCGGCCTGCTCCTCGTGGCCCCGGCCACCGCGGCGACGCTGGCGCGCCTGGCGCACGGCGAGGCTTCCGACTTCCTGTCCACCTTCTTCCTGGCGGTTCCTTGCCCGGTGCTCGTGGCCCCCTCGATGAACACCCGCATGCTCCTGCATCCCGCAACGCAGGCGAACCTGGATCTCCTGCGCCGCCGCGGTGTGCGCATCCTGGAGCCGGGAGTAGGGGAGCTGGCGTGCGGCGAGGAAGGAAGCGGCAGGCTGCCCGATCTTCCGCTCATCGTCTCGGAAGTACTCAGGCATTTGGACCGGCGCGCCGCCTGGTCAAAGGAAACCGTCCTCGTCACCGCCGGGCCGACGCGCGAGTATCTCGATCCGGCGCGCGTCCTGACCAACCCTTCCACCGGAAAGATGGGCTTCGCCGTGGCCGAGGAGGCGCTGCGCCGCGGCGCGAAAGTGATCCTGGTGGCCGGGCCGACGCATCTCCCGGCGCCCTGGGGCGCCGAGTGCGTGCGCGTCGAGACGACCGAAGCGATGCGCGCCGCGGTGATGGAGGCGCTGCCGCGCTGCAGCTTGGTGATCAAGGCGGCGGCGCCGGCGGATTTTCGTCCTGCCGCGGCAGCGGCCGACAAGGCTCCGAAGCAGAGCCTCAAGCGAATCGATCTGGTCCCTACCCCCGACATCCTCGCCGAGATTGCCTCCCACAAAGACGGTCGCTTCATCGTCGGGTTTGCCGCCGGAACGGGCGATTTCCTGGAATCGGCCCGGCGAAAGCTGGCGGAAAAGCACCTCGATCTGGTGGTCGCGAACCGGGTGGACGTGCCGGGCTCCGGCTTCGCCTCCGAGGACAACCAGGTCGTGATCGTCACTCCCGACGGTGGGGAAGAGTCCTGGCCGTCGATGTCGAAGCGGGAAGTTGCGGCGCGGCTGCTGGACCGCGTCGAAGCGCTGCGGGGGATGTCTTGA
- a CDS encoding YicC/YloC family endoribonuclease yields the protein MIRSMTGFGRADSGGEGTRFEVEVRGVNHRFLEVRVRLPQELSSLEPELREAVGRHARRGRVEVWVEQIRVGEPEARVWINRQVAAGYLQAAGDLAREFELSGSLELPALLSLPGTVRVDFTRPSAGDEEKNTLLTALRGALRDFEAARIAEGGKLAEDLRARLRAVESEMARVEQAAARSQKETLEKLRARMASLLEGIGLDPTRLAQEAAYLAGRSDIAEELVRLAAHVGKFHELLRSADGPVGKSLDFLVQEMHREVNTIASKSETLEISQSALAMKAEVERIREQVQNLE from the coding sequence GTGATCCGCAGCATGACCGGCTTCGGGCGCGCCGACTCGGGCGGCGAGGGGACGCGGTTCGAGGTGGAGGTGCGCGGCGTCAACCATCGCTTCCTGGAGGTCCGCGTGCGCCTTCCGCAGGAGCTCTCCTCGCTCGAGCCGGAATTGCGGGAAGCGGTCGGTCGGCACGCGCGCCGCGGGCGCGTGGAGGTCTGGGTGGAGCAGATCCGCGTCGGCGAGCCCGAAGCGCGCGTCTGGATCAACCGGCAGGTGGCGGCCGGCTACCTGCAGGCCGCCGGCGATCTGGCGCGGGAATTCGAGCTCTCCGGCTCGCTGGAGCTGCCGGCGCTGCTCTCCCTGCCGGGCACGGTGCGCGTCGATTTCACCCGCCCCTCCGCCGGCGATGAAGAAAAGAACACACTGCTCACGGCCCTGCGGGGAGCCCTGCGCGATTTCGAGGCGGCCCGCATCGCGGAAGGCGGCAAGCTGGCCGAGGACTTGCGCGCGCGGCTGAGGGCCGTCGAGAGTGAGATGGCGCGGGTCGAGCAGGCCGCAGCGCGCAGCCAGAAGGAGACGCTCGAGAAGCTGCGCGCCCGGATGGCTTCGCTGCTGGAGGGGATCGGGCTCGATCCGACCCGGCTGGCCCAGGAAGCGGCCTACCTGGCCGGGCGCAGCGACATCGCCGAGGAGCTGGTTCGCCTCGCCGCCCACGTGGGAAAGTTCCACGAGCTCCTGCGTTCGGCGGACGGTCCGGTCGGCAAGTCGCTCGATTTCCTGGTCCAGGAGATGCACCGCGAGGTGAATACCATCGCCTCGAAATCGGAGACCCTCGAGATCTCGCAGAGCGCCCTGGCGATGAAGGCCGAGGTCGAGAGGATTCGCGAGCAGGTCCAGAACCTTGAGTAG
- a CDS encoding uracil-DNA glycosylase — MIDPRGQLRERLRFLQESGVWAIRRVPVPSPGAFVPPARPSPTLSVASDRDPEAELADLRVEIGDCRRCRLSEKRTQVVFGTGSPRARLMFVGEGPGYEEDRQGLPFVGRAGQLLNRILQAMGMSREEVYIANIVKCRPPENRTPLPDECDTCSPFLFRQIAILRPRVICALGSVAVQTLLKTSSSISRLRGEFRTLEDGTPVMPTFHPAYLLRNPEKKKEVWEDMKKVLALLAESSSR; from the coding sequence TTGATCGATCCACGCGGCCAGCTGCGCGAGCGCTTGCGGTTCCTGCAGGAATCGGGAGTCTGGGCGATTCGGCGGGTCCCCGTCCCCTCGCCGGGAGCCTTCGTGCCGCCGGCGAGGCCTTCCCCGACACTCTCCGTCGCCTCCGATCGCGATCCGGAGGCGGAGCTGGCCGATCTGCGGGTGGAGATCGGCGATTGCCGCCGCTGCCGGCTCAGCGAGAAGCGGACCCAGGTGGTATTCGGGACCGGCAGTCCCCGCGCCCGACTGATGTTCGTGGGAGAAGGGCCGGGTTATGAGGAAGATCGCCAGGGTCTGCCGTTCGTCGGTCGCGCCGGGCAGCTTCTGAACCGGATCCTGCAGGCCATGGGGATGTCCCGCGAGGAGGTTTACATCGCCAACATCGTGAAGTGCCGGCCCCCCGAGAACCGCACGCCGCTTCCCGATGAATGCGACACCTGCTCTCCCTTTCTGTTCCGCCAGATCGCCATCCTGCGGCCGCGCGTAATCTGCGCCCTGGGGAGCGTGGCGGTACAGACGCTCCTGAAGACCTCCAGCTCGATAAGCCGCCTGCGGGGAGAGTTCCGGACCCTGGAGGACGGCACGCCGGTAATGCCCACCTTCCATCCCGCCTACCTGCTGCGCAACCCCGAGAAGAAGAAAGAGGTCTGGGAGGACATGAAGAAGGTCCTGGCGCTGCTCGCCGAATCCTCCTCGAGGTGA